The sequence below is a genomic window from Lycium ferocissimum isolate CSIRO_LF1 chromosome 9, AGI_CSIRO_Lferr_CH_V1, whole genome shotgun sequence.
AGGCCTTGCCCCTTATCAAAAACTGCCCTATGCTTTAAACGATTGTATTAGTTTGGGTGGCTTTTGGTGATTGTTCTTTTCATTTGCAACGAACAGGATAAATGGAGTGTCGAAGGAGATCGTTCGTGTACAACAACCTTAACCGCACAAGCCTGGGCTGGGCCTACCTCCATCCCTAGAGGAGCCGTATGAGGCGGAAGCTCCACGTACGGTTTTGAAGCCGAGCCTTTCCAGCAATGGGGCCTAGGGACCGATATGATGATTGGTTTAGGTAGGGCGGCCGGCCTACTACGGCACTGTAGGGATTAGTGTGTGAGACCGCGATCCACAAATTGACGCACGGGACTCACCCTTTTACTGGGAATAGAGAGGGGAAAATAGCATGTCACAAAAGCGAGGCGAGGGTTGGAACCCTACTCGCGAGAGGGACGCCTCGCGAGCCGGGCTTTTAGAGATGAGGCCTTTTGGCGAAGCCAAGTCAATTTCGGGCCACCAAACCCTGCAACTGATGAGAAGGCCCTATGGAGTAAACGGAATAGTAAAGGAGGCCAAACAAAGCTATCAAAGGGATGTGCCCAGGCTCGGAATATCCTTCTTTCGTACCCAAGAGTAGTCCTATTTCTAATAGGCGCAATCCAAGCATTAATTAGTGCTACCTCAGATCTAAAAGGAAAGGAAGGAGAATAAGGGAAGGTGCCAAGTTATTGATTGCACATTACTAAGGCAAGGAATAAGACGTCTGAGAAGGGATGCCGAAAAAAGGCTTCAATTGTTTCTAGTGAAAAGTCAGTAGTACTAGGGCCTTCGAGTTGGAATTTCCAACTATAAACAAGTGTAGCGAAGTCACCTCCATTCTCGATTTctattgagacagagggaggtATCATAATAGAGTCAAAATCATGATTAGAGTCGGCCTGGATAAAAGGAAGAATCCAATCTCCTTCTTCCTGATCTTATTGCCCTTACAGCGGGGCTAAGAGCAAGGAAGTCTCAACTCCCCAATCCCCCAGGGTGAGGGGTGAACCTTGTGTCTGATTCAATCTCATCTATTGCTGCTTTCGAATCGGCTGAAAGAGTATTTTGATGTCACTTAGGAGAAGTATAGGGAAGTGTGCCTGAGTCTTCTATAATAAGTAGTTGATTAGAAAGAAATGTTATTTGtgtagaagaaaaagaaatgttacTTGTGTAAAAAAAGTGGCTATcgggttctttttttttttttttttcaattgaactGCCATCTTTGATCATTGATGGGCAAAATTTACAGCTTTGATTTTGGCATTCCAAACTTGATACATGATCTATGCTGAGTAGGTTAGAGAAAGTCAGCTACTATAGTTAACACCAAAAAATTAGCCATCGATGCCTTATAACTCTATCAGATGGCTATAATGAACAATCCTATCAAGGTGGGTCATACACCAGTAGGGATGGTTTGACAGGTCTGATTCTGAAACTAGGCAGGTTCCATTTGTCCAAGTTGATTAGCCCTCTAACTGATCTGGGAACCACAGAGAAGGAGTTGAAGACTTGGATTCCATTAGTACTGTGACTGAAGGAAGCTAACTTATCTGCAGGTTTGTTGGCTTCTCTAAACCAGTGGCTGATGTTGAATCCATTTTCTTCAACTAGATTCTGAATTTGTTGAATCTCTTTTGCAATCTTCCATGGTGGTTTCCACTCTCTTTTAATGCATTTGACGAGTAGAAGGGAATCAGTCTCTCCCCATACTAAATTGATTCCATTGTTTGCACACCATTTCAGGCCATATAATAAAGCTGAAGCTTCAGCCATGTTGCTAGTACCCTGCCCCAGATTAAAGCTATAGGCAAAAATGAAGTTTCCTTGGTTGTCCCTTATGAGTCCCCCTCCTCCACACTGCCCATCCTTGCTGCTTCCGTCACTGTTCAGTTTTGCCATCATGGAGGGAGGTTTTATCCATCTAACACTGATTGCTGATTTTTGGTTGACTGCATTCTCCATGGCTCTACATAAGCTACTCCATGAATTTCCAATCCTTGCCTTTGTGAATTTATTCCTTGTGATCTGCAGAGTAGAAAAAAGTATGTTAGATTTTGTGACATATATAGTAGGCTTAATTGCCTCATGTTTACTGCTGCATCTGGATTTCCAAATCTCCCAGCAAATGATAGGAGGGATGATCTTCGATACAAAAGCAGCTATAGGATTAGAGGTCTTAAGGTTC
It includes:
- the LOC132031987 gene encoding uncharacterized protein LOC132031987; its protein translation is MSFLTWRAIQDRLSIDSKVASLGISIEPGCYCCEGDITGNTRENIDHLFAYGGLAKKIWSFFVGPLSINYRNISFKLILLNSWNLKTSNPIAAFVSKIIPPIICWEIWKSRCSSKHEAIKPTIYVTKSNILFSTLQITRNKFTKARIGNSWSSLCRAMENAVNQKSAISVRWIKPPSMMAKLNSDGSSKDGQCGGGGLIRDNQGNFIFAYSFNLGQGTSNMAEASALLYGLKWCANNGINLVWGETDSLLLVKCIKREWKPPWKIAKEIQQIQNLVEENGFNISHWFREANKPADKLASFSHSTNGIQVFNSFSVVPRSVRGLINLDKWNLPSFRIRPVKPSLLVYDPP